DNA sequence from the bacterium genome:
CTGCTGCATAGGACCTGGGGGTTTCTGTATTTACCTGTCATGCTCACAACGCCTTTCGGCATCAGAGAAATGCTCGCCGCTAAAACTCATGAATGGCGGAGAGAGAGGGATTCGAACCCTCGAGGCGGCTTCTAACCACCCACACGATTTCCAGTCGTGCTCCTTAAGCCTCTCGGACATCTCTCCAACTCGGCTGTGCTGTGCTTAATGCCTTTTCCGGCATCAGAGAAATACATACCACATTCAGGACACGAAAGTCCATTGAAAAATGGCGGAGAGGGTGGGATTCGAACCCACGTGCCCTGCTCATCACAGGACAAGTCGATTTCGAGTCGACCCCGTTACGGCCAGACTTCGGTACCTCTCCGTGAACTTTCATTCCTCAGTTGAGCAAAAAAATTCTGAAGTAAAAATAACGACTGCGATTTCCCTACTCCTTCAATGACCCGCAGGTTTTTATCTCCCCACAGTCCGATCACGCCGATTTTCGATCGCACGGAACCGGTTTTTGGCTCTCTGAGAGCATAAACCAGTTCCGAAATCCTGGCCAGGAGGATAGCTCCCAGACACATGAGGCAGGGCTCTACGGTTACATACATTCGGCAACCCGTCAACCTCCAGGTGCCGAGAGTAGAACCCGCCTGCCGGATGGCCAGAATCTCCGCATGGGCCGTAGGGTCCCCGGTTTCCTCAACCTGATTATGCCCCCGGCCAATGACCGCCTCCCCCTGAACCAC
Encoded proteins:
- a CDS encoding nucleoside deaminase, which translates into the protein MVPDSRREDINIHEIFMDAALEEAGLALKENEVPIGAVVVQGEAVIGRGHNQVEETGDPTAHAEILAIRQAGSTLGTWRLTGCRMYVTVEPCLMCLGAILLARISELVYALREPKTGSVRSKIGVIGLWGDKNLRVIEGVGKSQSLFLLQNFFAQLRNESSRRGTEVWP